In Acetonema longum DSM 6540, one genomic interval encodes:
- a CDS encoding ABC transporter permease — MMHLLIAWRNLWAKSLQSLLTVAVVTSALCLTLVVMQLAAGIQNGLVRATEPFDLIVGSKGSPNQLVLNTVFLQDTPIGNIDYTIVQELRNNPLVRAAIPVGFGDNYRGYRIVGTEPAVFAHQAKPGQPSWLRVAQGQIFSAPFEAVIGVKTARETGLKIGDQFVSSHGITGGEAHADKKFTVVGILQPVQGPYDQAILVSLESLWDMHSHHDHEQEAAQEDEHGHDHEQGSVGEEGETTAILVKPQGYGEALRLYQQFQKDSRAQIVFPSQVVVQLFSALGEAEKVLSVIGYAVMAMTLLIVVFSLYWSALSRSRDRAVLRALGAGRRDLFGIILAEGVILMLGGILPGSIAGYALFNAIAGALQQKTAIVMASSFGAVEVYTIGAVLLAGILASLAPALHNARTSVAPHL; from the coding sequence ATGATGCATCTGTTGATTGCCTGGCGGAATCTTTGGGCTAAATCGCTTCAGAGCCTGCTGACCGTTGCCGTTGTGACCAGCGCGCTTTGCCTGACCCTGGTTGTCATGCAACTGGCTGCTGGCATTCAAAACGGTTTAGTGCGGGCTACAGAGCCTTTTGACCTGATTGTCGGCAGCAAAGGCAGCCCGAATCAGTTGGTGCTCAATACGGTATTCCTCCAGGACACCCCAATTGGCAATATTGATTATACAATAGTGCAGGAATTGAGAAACAATCCCTTAGTCCGGGCGGCCATTCCCGTCGGCTTCGGCGATAACTACCGGGGCTACCGCATCGTCGGCACGGAACCGGCGGTATTTGCGCACCAGGCTAAACCCGGACAGCCATCCTGGCTGCGAGTGGCCCAAGGACAGATATTTTCCGCTCCTTTTGAGGCTGTAATTGGGGTGAAAACAGCGCGGGAAACAGGTTTGAAAATCGGTGACCAATTCGTGTCGTCTCATGGCATTACCGGCGGCGAGGCCCATGCCGATAAAAAGTTTACCGTGGTCGGAATTCTGCAGCCGGTTCAGGGGCCTTATGATCAGGCTATCCTGGTATCGCTGGAAAGCCTGTGGGATATGCATTCACACCATGACCACGAACAGGAAGCGGCACAGGAGGATGAACATGGGCATGACCACGAACAGGGAAGCGTCGGCGAGGAGGGGGAAACGACGGCTATTCTGGTCAAGCCTCAGGGATACGGTGAGGCCCTGCGCCTTTACCAGCAGTTCCAGAAGGACAGCCGGGCCCAAATCGTTTTTCCCTCTCAGGTGGTGGTCCAGCTGTTTTCGGCCCTGGGTGAGGCTGAAAAAGTTTTGTCTGTGATCGGTTACGCCGTTATGGCCATGACGTTGCTGATCGTCGTCTTTTCCCTTTATTGGTCCGCCCTCAGCCGCAGCCGGGACCGGGCTGTTTTGCGGGCCTTGGGCGCGGGGCGGCGGGATTTGTTCGGTATCATTCTGGCAGAGGGAGTCATCCTGATGCTGGGCGGCATCCTGCCGGGAAGCATTGCCGGCTATGCCTTGTTTAACGCTATTGCCGGCGCTTTGCAGCAAAAGACGGCCATTGTCATGGCCAGTTCCTTTGGCGCCGTCGAGGTTTATACGATAGGGGCCGTATTGCTGGCGGGAATTCTGGCCAGCCTGGCGCCGGCCCTGCACAACGCCAGAACAAGCGTGGCGCCTCATCTATAA